GCAGGCCGAGGCAAAGGGACAAAAGCAGGATCCCCGCCAGGGCCAGCCCTCCCTGAAAGAACAGCTGTTGCCGGAAAAGGCTCCAGAGCGTGTCGTCCAGACTGCGGGAAGGCATCCAGACGGCGATATGTCCCGCGATGCCGCCGGCCCGGTCAGTGACGGGGGCCAGCAGCAGCTCGCCGTCCTTCAGATCAAGGACCGTCTCCCCGTCCGTCTGCGGCAGGCGTCCGCTGATATCCGGCAACGGCGGGAAGCGGCCCCAGTGATGCAGGGCCCTGCCCCGGGAATCCAGCACGGCCAGGGGCATGCCGGCCGCCTGGCCCACACTGGCCAGCAGGCGGTCGACATTGTGGTAGGTATCCAGCTTTTTGCCGAAGCGGATCCCTATGGCCATGCGGCTTTTCAGGGCCGTGGCCGCCACACTGGCCGATGCCTGCGTCCCTTCCCGGGTCGCGGTGCGCAGGGAGGAATAGAGCAGGGCATCGTACAGCAGCAGGCTGCACAGCAGGACAGCGACCCATCCGGCCATGATGCGGCCAACGGGGAACCGTGAGTTTTTCGGAGGAGAAGACAGGTTCATGAGGACGTCCGGGCAGTAGGGGCGGGCTGGGCCACGCGGGTGTTGCGCGTGCGGCAAAAGGCCAGCATGGTGATGTCGTCGGATTGCGGCTCTTCACCCCGGAAGCGGACAAGCTCCGAGAAGATGAGCGTCAGCAGTTCCCGGGGCGGGGCCCCGCGATGGGCGGCCATGAAGTCCCGCAACCGGGCCTCGCCGTACAGTTCCTTGTCGCTGTTCATGGCTTCGGTCACCCCGTCGGTGAAGATCAGGCAGGTCTCCTGTTCCCTGAGGGTATCCGTGAACAGCGTGTATTCCATATCCGGCATGACGCCCACCAGCGGGCCGCTCAGCTTGTCCAGCATGCGGGGCGGGGCATCCGAGGCGGCATCGATGATGTAGGGCGGGCAGTGGCCGCCGTTGGCATAGGCCAGCTCGCCGCTTTGGGGGTCGTACAGGGCCAGGAAGAGGGTCACGAACATGTTGCCCGGGTTGTGGGCTTCAAGCATGGCGTTGACCTGTGACATGGCGGCGGCCGGGTCGAGCCCGGAACCGAGGGCGTAGCGCACGAGAGTGACGGTCATGGACATGAACAGGGCCGCCGGGACGCCCTTGCCGGACACGTCGCCCAGGACGAGGGCCCGACGGCCGTCGCCGGTGACGAAAAAGTCGTACATGTCGCCGCCCACTTCCTTGGCGGGATCCAGAAAGGCCGAGGCCCGGAAACCGCACATCTCGGGAGCGCCGTCCGGGGGCGGAAGGATGCCCATCTGGATCTCGCGTGCGGCGGAAAGCTCCCCTTCCATGCGTTCCTTGCTGGCGGTGGCCTCCATCAGGTTGCGGATGTTGGCGGCAAGGGCCCCGCCCAGATGGGCGTAGGCACGGGCCAGCTGCCCCAGCTCGTCACGGCGCTCCAGCGGCAGCCCCTGGCTGAGGAGGGGCTCAAGCCGGTCAAGGGCATCGGGCGCGGCAAAATCCACGCCGGCCAGCTGGCGGGTCTTGCGGGTCAGCAGTTTCAGGGGCCGCAACGTCCTGATGAGCATGAACAGGGCCGCCAGGGCCACCAGCAGCATGATGGGCAGGCTCACGGCCAGCAGGCTGCCCAGCAGGCTGTAGGAAGGCTGCTGTATCTCGTCCAGGGGAGCCGTGAGGGCCACATACCAGCCGAATGCCCGGATGCTGCCCAGCAGGCAGAGCATGTCGCCCCGTTGCGAGGGCAGGATGACCTTGGCCATGCCGGTCTGGCGGGCTTCTGCCCGGGCCGCGTCAAGGCCGTCCGGGAGCAGGCCGTCGCCACCGGAGACCAGCATGCGGCCGTCACTGTCCAGCAGGGCCACGAGCCCGCCGGGGTAGAGGGCCATCTCCCGGAATTTTTCCCTGGTATCCTCCAGCAGCTGCGCCTGGGCCCGGACGGCCATCTTTTCCAGGTCGTCCAGGGGGATCATGGCGACCAGTATCTCCCGTGAGGGCCTGTTCCCGTCCAGCGGCAGGAAATAGGCCAGTACCGGGCGGTAGGTGCCGGAGGAAACCATGCCGCCCTCGTTGGTGGCCACGAGGCGGGGCAGGTCCAGAACGGCAAAATCGCCGTCCCGGGGCAATTGCCTGAGCAGGCGCTGCACAGGCCGCTGCTTCACATCCCGCAGACTGGACGACAGGCCCAGCAGGCTCGTCCAGCCGGCAAGAAGCTTTTCCGTATCCAGGATCTCCATGCGTATGCTGTCGATATCGTCCACCAGGCCAATGCTGGCGGCGTCCATGACAGAGAGCAGGGGCTGCAGGCCGGAATATCCGGGGCCGCCCTCACCGTGCCGGTCGAGGGAGCGCAGCAGCGCCTGGATACGGGCGGAGGCGTCCCGCAGCTGCGCCTTGCGCATGAGGACGGCACGCACCTTGCCGGCCAGATGGTTGAGGGTGGCAGTGTTGAGCCGTTCCTCTTCCACCAGCAGCAGGGTGGCGAAATTTTTTTCTTCCATCCCGATCATGGTCTCCCCGACGCGCTGCCAGGTCAGGTACAGGACCAGCGCGACGGTAAGGGCCACGGAGCAGATCACCAGCAGGGCCAGGCGCAGACGAAGGCTTGCGTTCATGCCTCCTCCCCGTCATGGCCGCGGGCCGTCCGGCCGAGGCGCAGCAGTTTCTTGCGCAGGCCTTCCCGGGTGATGCCCAGCAGTTCCGCGGCCCGGCTCTTGTTGCCCTGACACGCGTCGAGGGCCCGCTGCACCAGCAGGCGTTCCGTCTGCTCCAGGTTGAACGTTTCCTGGACGACCGGCGGCTCCCGGAGCGCAGCGCCGGGTGTCCGTATGCCGCCGTGGCGCGCCAGGGCGGCCAGCAGCTTGGGGGAAAGATCCGAGGGCCGGACGACCGTATCCACAGTCAGCGCCGCCGCCCGTTCCATCTCGTTGCTCAGTTCGCGCACATTGCCGGGCCAGTCGTAGGCCAGCAGGCACTGCTGGGTGGCCGGGGCCAGGATCAGGGCGGCGCGTTCCATATTGCGCGCATGCTGGGCCAGCAGGTGCCGGGCCAGCAGCAGGATGTCGTCGCCCCGTTCATGCAGGGGCGGGAGCATCAGCTCGGCCACATTGAGGCGGTAGTACAGGTCCTGCCTGAAGCGCCCCCGGGCCACGGCCTGCCGCAGGTCCACATTGGTGGCCGCGATGACCTTGATGTCCACGGGCACGGGCCGGGCGCTGCCCACGCGCAGGACTTCCCGTTCCTCAAGCACGCGCAGGAGCTTGGCCTGATTGGGCAGGGACATGTCCGCCAGCTCGTCAAGGAAGAGCGTCCCGCCCGAGGCTTCCTCCACCAGGCCGCGCCGGGCGCTGACACCGGTGGCCACGCCCTTTTCGATGCCGAACATCTCGCTTTCGAACAGGGATTCGGGGATGGCCGTACAGTTGACGGCCACAAAGGGGGCGTCGCGCCGGGGAGAGTGGTAGTGGATGGTCTTGGCGAATATCTCCTTGCCCGTGCCGGAAGGCCCCAGGATCAGGGTATTGATGGGCCGCCGGGCGATGGCCAGGGCCTGGGCCACCACCTGCCGCATGGCCGGACAGCGGCCGATGATGCGGCGGACGTTGTACTCCTTCTGCAGGGTCTCCACCACCTGCCTGTTATCCTCGTGCAGGCGCAGGCGGCTTTTCTCCAGCTCCTGGGAGAGCTGCTCCATCTTTTCCAGCAGTTCCGCCCTCTGGAATTCGCGGGCCTCCACCTTGACGATCATCATGCCGAAGGCTTCGGCCAGGCGCTCCAGCTCCGGCGAGGAGCTGCCTTCCCGGGTCAGGGCGAACAGGGCGTCCGCATCCGCGGGACGCCCCCAGGCAAGGTCGTCGCACAAACGGATCAGCAGGGCGAGGGTTCGGGCGTTCTTTTCGTGCATGGCTTATCCTTGGCGCAGGGATTGCACCCAGCGCAGCACTTCCGCCACGGGGCCGATGAGGTCCTGGGGGATGTAGGAGTTTTCCGTGCCCTGTTCGTACAGGCTGCGTGCCAGCGGTACGTTGCGCATGATGGGGATGCCTTCTTCCCGGGCGGTCTCGATCATGCGCTGGGCCAGCACGCCCTGGCCCTTGGCCAGGATGACGGGCAGGGGGGTCCTGTCCTTTTCATAATCCAGGGCCACGGCAAAATGGGTGGGGTTGGTCACAAGCACCTTCGCTTTCCTGACGTTGGCGATCTGGTTCTGGGCGATCATCTCCTGGTGCAGCTGCTTGCGCTTGCCCTTGATGAGCGGGTCGCCCTCGCTTTCCTTGTATTCCCGTTTGACTTCTTCCTTGC
This is a stretch of genomic DNA from Desulfovibrio piger. It encodes these proteins:
- a CDS encoding PP2C family protein-serine/threonine phosphatase — encoded protein: MNASLRLRLALLVICSVALTVALVLYLTWQRVGETMIGMEEKNFATLLLVEEERLNTATLNHLAGKVRAVLMRKAQLRDASARIQALLRSLDRHGEGGPGYSGLQPLLSVMDAASIGLVDDIDSIRMEILDTEKLLAGWTSLLGLSSSLRDVKQRPVQRLLRQLPRDGDFAVLDLPRLVATNEGGMVSSGTYRPVLAYFLPLDGNRPSREILVAMIPLDDLEKMAVRAQAQLLEDTREKFREMALYPGGLVALLDSDGRMLVSGGDGLLPDGLDAARAEARQTGMAKVILPSQRGDMLCLLGSIRAFGWYVALTAPLDEIQQPSYSLLGSLLAVSLPIMLLVALAALFMLIRTLRPLKLLTRKTRQLAGVDFAAPDALDRLEPLLSQGLPLERRDELGQLARAYAHLGGALAANIRNLMEATASKERMEGELSAAREIQMGILPPPDGAPEMCGFRASAFLDPAKEVGGDMYDFFVTGDGRRALVLGDVSGKGVPAALFMSMTVTLVRYALGSGLDPAAAMSQVNAMLEAHNPGNMFVTLFLALYDPQSGELAYANGGHCPPYIIDAASDAPPRMLDKLSGPLVGVMPDMEYTLFTDTLREQETCLIFTDGVTEAMNSDKELYGEARLRDFMAAHRGAPPRELLTLIFSELVRFRGEEPQSDDITMLAFCRTRNTRVAQPAPTARTSS
- a CDS encoding sigma-54 interaction domain-containing protein encodes the protein MHEKNARTLALLIRLCDDLAWGRPADADALFALTREGSSSPELERLAEAFGMMIVKVEAREFQRAELLEKMEQLSQELEKSRLRLHEDNRQVVETLQKEYNVRRIIGRCPAMRQVVAQALAIARRPINTLILGPSGTGKEIFAKTIHYHSPRRDAPFVAVNCTAIPESLFESEMFGIEKGVATGVSARRGLVEEASGGTLFLDELADMSLPNQAKLLRVLEEREVLRVGSARPVPVDIKVIAATNVDLRQAVARGRFRQDLYYRLNVAELMLPPLHERGDDILLLARHLLAQHARNMERAALILAPATQQCLLAYDWPGNVRELSNEMERAAALTVDTVVRPSDLSPKLLAALARHGGIRTPGAALREPPVVQETFNLEQTERLLVQRALDACQGNKSRAAELLGITREGLRKKLLRLGRTARGHDGEEA